Proteins from a genomic interval of Fusarium oxysporum Fo47 chromosome I, complete sequence:
- a CDS encoding lethal giant larvae like, C-terminal-domain-containing protein produces MAAFLRGKQTGMQNDLSASIRPELFMPDDQARYGINSQIRYRSVSPNICYAYDPVQSLLAIGTGESKFGPGKVYIFGQRRVHKILEPPRRTSFQIVQFSANRLVTVDAKNELGIWDLDTGERIAALVVAGQVVSLVTDPMLDWAFIGLYNGDIMAFDLDRGSLARSFRLPNFWKEKNPGATTPNLITMSLHPRDVGKLLLGYTHGAVVYSFKQAKPVNYYEYVVPASAPGGNGAAVETVRKPRLTHALWHPSGTFILTAHDDGSLVFWDPKAEKIVMARTLTDFNVDQPSPETPTPALPEPITKIAWCCKENCDDSGLLIAGGQRPDASPKGLTFIDLGQTPVYATSTWQILANYCRGKRQNVLPLPSGAQAINFLLIPRFSPHFAGAQDPIAVMVLLSSGELITLSFPSGYPISPTNQLHPSVSFVHPFVTKVNVSPLERPRWLSMFEKRNQGEPLLKGGAEASRPRKRFEERTIIQAAHADSTIRIWDSGHADEIENGTQLQVDVARALDRYDDVDITCMNMATSTGEFVVGTRTGEAIIYRWGQNRFFGKDKALQLDPNPKGLTDISSRAEPGLKEGLQPLVLYEMMMGPITAIQVSNVGFVAVGSELGFLTLIDLRGPTIFFQAPMTDFAKPDKRSSFLKSHSSSPGPQKEWPVVIEFGVMTLDEDKYSSICCFVGTNLGKVITFKLLPGQDGTYSASLAGVVSFDGKIISLNPIEADTGKPAHATGPIVAGLREGRQVNGVLVAVTQTEIRIFKPANSKGASKEFDSILCDSACVAELELQGFAVVGVFGDRTARAFSIPGLRDIGKADLPMIDVTRSTNSVVTQTGDIFAWTGPSELAVIHVWGTGKGPQQSPDTLINPKLECPPRPTISNMQWISGSQYISPTDLDLLVGGPDRPPSKRMMDAAAAEQRAARAGEPAAASGSGSQEGWGDYLTRQLNERTEKLNMMGDNMENLQNNSAGWADDVNKFLNKQKRNVVMGGLKSKFF; encoded by the exons ATGGCGGCTTTCCTGCGCGGCAAGCAGACGGGCATGCAGAATGACCTATCAGCGAGCATCAGACCTGAACTCTTCATGCCCGACGATCAGGCTCGCTATGGCATCAACTCTCAAATTAGGTATCGCTCCGTCTCGCCCAACAT CTGCTACGCTTACGACCCAGTCCAATCCCTCCTAGCTATCGGAACTGGTGAAAGCAAGTTTGGCCCCGGTAAAGTCTACATCTTCGGTCAGCGACGTGTACACAAGATCCTCGAGCCTCCCCGACGCACATCCTTCCAGATCGTACAATTCTCCGCCAACCGCCTTGTTACCGTCGACGCGAAGAACGAGTTGGGAATATGGGACCTCGACACCGGCGAGCGCATCGCCGCTCTGGTCGTCGCTGGCCAGGTCGTTTCTCTGGTGACGGATCCCATGCTTGACTGGGCGTTTATCGGATTGTACAATGGAGACATCATGGCCTTTGATCTGGATAGAGGAAGCCTGGCCCGTTCCTTCAGACTTCCCAACTTCTGGAAAGAGAAGAACCCTGGTGCGACCACTCCGAACCTCATAACCATGTCTCTTCACCCCCGAGATGTAGGTAAGCTCCTCTTGGGATACACCCATGGCGCTGTTGTCTACTCGTTCAAACAAGCCAAACCTGTCAACTACTATGAGTATGTTGTTCCAGCAAGCGCTCCGGGAGGCAACGGTGCAGCTGTTGAGACGGTTCGAAAGCCTCGACTTACACATGCACTCTGGCACCCCTCTGGTACATTCATCCTGACAGCTCATGATGACGGAAGCTTGGTGTTCTGGGATCCAAAAGCCGAGAAGATTGTGATGGCGAGAACCCTGACCGACTTCAACGTCGACCAACCCTCGCCTGAGACTCCTACACCTGCTTTACCTGAGCCCATCACTAAGATCGCTTGGTGTTGCAAAGAGAATTGCGACGATAGTGGCCTTCTGATTGCAGGCGGACAACGCCCTGACGCATCGCCCAAGGGCTTGACATTCATTGACCTGGGCCAGACGCCGGTTTACGCGACCTCGACCTGGCAAATATTGGCTAATTACTGCAGGGGGAAACGCCAGAATGtccttcctcttccttctggtGCGCAAGCGATTaacttcctcctcattcCGCGATTTTCTCCTCACTTTGCTGGCGCTCAAGACCCGATCGCCGTCATGGTTCTCCTCTCGTCTGGTGAACTTATCACGCTGAGTTTCCCCTCTGGCTATCCGATCAGTCCTACCAACCAGCTCCATCCCTCCGTTTCTTTTGTTCATCCATTTGTGACAAAAGTCAATGTGTCACCTCTCGAACGTCCCCGGTGGCTCTCCATGTTTGAGAAGCGCAACCAAGGCGAGCCGCTGCTTAAAGGAGGAGCCGAGGCGTCGCGACCTCGGAAAAGATTTGAAGAGAGAACCATAATCCAAGCCGCTCATGCCGATAGTACAATCAGGATCTGGGACTCGGGCCATGCTGATGAAATTGAAAATGGAACCCAGCTTCAAGTCGATGTTGCTCGAGCACTGGACCGATACGATGATGTAGACATTACCTGTATGAATATGGCGACTAGCACCGGAGAATTTGTGGTAGGAACACGCACGGGAGAGGCCATCATTTATCGATGGGGTCAGAATCGCTTTTTCGGCAAAGATAAAGCTCTCCAGCTTGACCCCAATCCCAAAGGCCTCACGGACATTAGCTCGAGAGCAGAACCGGGTCTGAAAGAGGGTCTGCAGCCTCTCGTTCTCTacgagatgatgatgggcCCTATCACAGCTATACAGGTGTCCAATGTTGGATTCGTAGCCGTAGGCTCAGAACTGGGGTTCCTTACACTGATTGATCTTCGCGGACctaccatcttcttccaggcACCCATGACGGATTTCGCTAAGCCAGATAAGCGATCTTCATTCCTGAAGAGTCACAGTTCTTCGCCAGGCCCCCAGAAAGAGTGGCCTGTTGTAATTGAGTTTGGTGTCATGACCTTGGACGAGGACAAGTACTCGAGCATTTGCTGTTTTGTGGGAACAAACCTAGGCAAGGTCATCACCTTTAAACTTCTGCCTGGCCAAGACGGCACATACTCTGCGTCGCTCGCAGGCGTTGTATCGTTCGATGGGAAGATCATTTCACTCAACCCTATCGAAGCTGATACGGGTAAGCCTGCCCATGCTACTGGACCGATCGTGGCAGGCCTCAGAGAAGGACGTCAGGTCAATGGCGTACTTGTTGCTG TCACGCAAACAGAAATCCGAATCTTCAAACCGGCCAACTCTAAAGGCGCGTCAAAAGAGTTTGATAGCATCCTCTGTGATTCTGCATGTGTAGCAGAGCTCGAGTTACAGGGATTTGCCGTTGTTGGTGTGTTTGGTGACCGAACTGCTCGTGCATTCTCAATTCCTGGTCTCAGAGACATCGGAAAGGCCGATCTTCCCATGATAGATGTGACGAGGAGTACAAACTCAGTTGTTACTCAGACTGGTGACATCTTTGCTTGGACAGGACCAAGTGAGCTTGCTGTGATCCACGTCTGGGGAACGGGCAAAGGACCTCAACAATCTCCGGACACGCTGATAAACCCTAAGCTTGAGTGCCCACCTCGGCCGACTATTTCAAACATGCAGTGGATCTCGGGCAGCCAATACATCTCTCCTACCGATCTTGATCTGCTGGTTGGAGGCCCAGATAGGCCTCCCAGCAAGCGAATGATGgacgcagcagcagcagagcaACGGGCTGCTCGGGCTGGAGAGCCAGCCGCCGCATCGGGATCGGGCAGCCAGGAAGGTTGGGGAGACTACCTTACGAGACAATTGAACGAAAGAACCGAGAAGTTGAACATGATGGGTGACAATATGGAGAACCTGCAGAACAACAGCGCTGGATGGGCAGATGATGTAAACAAGTTCCTCAATAAGCAAAAGAGGAACGTCGTGATGGGTGGCCTTAAGAGCAAGTTCTTTTAA
- a CDS encoding major facilitator superfamily domain-containing protein, whose product MVDADATKSELEQAQAQAQEMGQPDDRISRIDSVQVGNVDKPQGDGIYAEALAQYPTDDSIDPILEKKVRRKLDRLIIPVLGVCYFFYYVDKTTLSYAAIFGLKDDLKLRGDEYSWLSSSFYFGWLIWAIPSNLLMQRSPPGYYLAFNIFMWGALLMTQAAAKNFAGLLALRILSGAFEAIADPAFMLVTSMYFTREEQPSRISAWYAFNGIGVAGGANISLTGYAIGNIKGALQPWRYEFLVVGAFCSAWAIALVLLLPNSPRTIRGFSHDEKLIMIARMRRNQTGIEQRRINWGQIKEAYLDYKTWLFTLLGFVSNVPNGGISNFSTLVIQGLGFDTLHTALLGIPQGALVVIWIGLGALANKYMPPNSRTLVSAIFMIPTIAGALGFLLAPEDAYVGRLICFYLTGSYQASFVICLSLITSNTGGQSKKMIVSGMIWFGACVGNIASPFFYRPEQAPSYHLGIGSLLVANCIEFALFFVFRYAFKWENKRKEQHREALRAAGHDFTANTTAFMDMTDKENPNFEYVLCVPTWSTFTRAQLCRYYDRCLRGGRRNLGRLCRGSFLEYLAVLPTQTLKVSILSPATLKRHCLQALSVSKPLKMAPIQVVEHKELKSCSGDFVYGDPKGSYLAAIILAVTLTLMTAISISLCLVASQQKGKLKELHSSTKESTKHVQIVPPTDWQKPGNSPLRHVEPVSPVSSTASSEYEGFSESAPPSDGYYGSNDQSFTARTERMVAEVRTEQDGSNRVSDKPPQIPRYPFQGSGQ is encoded by the exons ATGGTCGATGCCGACGCCACAAAAAGTGAGCTCGaacaggctcaggctcaggctcaagAGATGGGACAGCCAGACGATAGAATCAGCAGGATTGACAGTGTCCAAGTTGGTAATGTCGACAAACCACAAGGAGACGGAATATACGCCGAAGCTCTTGCACAATATCCAACCGACGATTCAATCGACCCAATCCTGGAGAAGAAAGTCAGAAGGAAACTAGACCGACTTATAATACCTGTTCTGGGAGTTTGCTACTTTTTCTACTATGTTGACAAAACAACACT TTCCTATGCTGCCATCTTTGGTCTCAAGGATGATCTCAAACTTAGAGGTGACGAGTACTCTTGGCTCTCAAGCAGCTTCTACTTTGGTTGGCTGATCTGGGCTATTCCCTCGAACCTCCTGATGCAACGCAGCCCTCCTGGTTACTACTTGGCCTTCAACATTTTCATGTGGGGTGCTCTCCTTATGACGCAGGCCGCTGCAAAGAACTTTGCTGGCCTTCTCGCTCTTAGAATCCTTTCCGGTGCATTTGAAGCCATCGCAGACCCGGCTTTCATGCTCGTTACTTCCATGTACTTCACCCGTGAAGAGCAACCAAGTCGTATATCAGCTTGGTATGCTTTTAACGGTATAGGTGTTGCTGGCGGAG CTAACATCTCCTTGACAGGCTATGCCATTGGTAATATCAAAGGGGCGCTTCAGCCGTGGCGTTATGAGTTCCTTGTAGTCGGTGCTTTTTGTTCTGCTTGGGCCATCGCCCTCGTTCTGCTACTGCCCAATTCTCCTCGCACCATTCGAGGTTTCTCTCACgatgagaagctcatcatgaTCGCTCGAATGCGACGCAACCAAACTGGCATCGAACAGCGAAGAATCAACTGGGGTCAAATCAAAGAAGCCTACCTCGACTACAAGACATGGCTATTCACCTTGCTTGGCTTCGTTTCTAATGTCCCCAACGGCGGAATTTCAAACTTTTCAACGCTGGTCATCCAGGGACTTGGGTTCGACACGCTCCACACGGCCCTGCTGGGCATTCCCCAGGGCGCCCTCGTGGTCATATGGATCGGACTTGGTGCTCTGGCAAACAAGTATATGCCTCCCAATAGTCGAACCCTGGTCAGCGCCATTTTCATGATTCCAACCATAGCCGGAGCGCTCGGCTTTCTTCTGGCGCCAGAAGATGCTTACGTTGGCCGTTTGATCTGCTT CTACCTCACTGGCTCGTATCAGGCATCATTTGTCATATGTCTTTCTCTCATCACTTCAAACACTGGAGGACAGTCTAAAAAGATGATTGTTTCTGGTATGATTTGGTTTGGTGCCTGTGTTGGCAACATTGCCAGCCCCTTTTTCTATCGCCCCGAACAGGCACCCTCCTACCACCTTGGTATCGGATCACTTCTTGTCGCCAACTGCATCGAGTTCGCCCTCTTTTTCGTCTTTAGATATGCCTTCAAGTGGGAGAACAAACGGAAAGAGCAGCATCGTGAAGCTTTACGAGCAGCAGGTCATGATTTTACTGCCAACACTACTGCGTTCATGGATATGACGGACAAGGAAAACCCGAACTTTGAATACGT GTTGTGTGTGCCAACCTGGAGCACTTTTACTCGAGCACAATTATGTCGTTATTACGACAGATGCCTCAGGGGAGGCAGAAGAAACCTGGGACGTCTATG TCGAGGTAGCTTCCTCGAATATCTTGCCGTCTTACCAACACAAACTCTAAAAGTCAGCATACTGTCTCCAGCAACATTGAAACGCCACTGCTTGCAGGCTCTCTCAGTGTCCAAG CCCTTGAAGATGGCTCCCATTCAGGTCGTTGAGCATAAAGAGCTCAAATCTTGCTCAGGCGACTTTGTTTACGGTGATCCGAAAGGTTCATATCTAGCCGCCATCATTTTGGCTGTTACTTTGACTCTGATGACGGCAATCTCCATTTCGCTGTGCTTAGTAGCGAGCCAGCAAAAGGGAAAGCTTAAGGAACTCCA TTCATCAACTAAGGAGTCAACGAAGCATGTTCAGATAGTGCCTCCAACAGATTGGCAGAAGCCTGGCAACTCACCGCTCAGACATGTAGAGCCAGTCTCGCCGGTAAGTTCCACGGCTTCAAGCGAATACGAAGGCTTCTCCGAGAGTGCACCCCCAAGTGATGGTTACTATGGCTCCAATGACCAGTCCTTCACTGCTCGAACAGAGAGAATGGTGGCGGAAGTCCGTACTGAGCAAGATGGCTCTAATCGCGTGTCCGACAAGCCACCCCAGATTCCTCGCTATCCTTTTCAAGGAAGTGGTCAGTAA